From Sphingomonas bisphenolicum, one genomic window encodes:
- the kdpC gene encoding potassium-transporting ATPase subunit KdpC produces the protein MFHDITSAIRPALVMTLLFALLLGIAYPLALTGAGQALFPAQANGSLVRDKGVVIGSTIVGQAFTSDRYFHSRPSAAGKGYDGLASSGSNLGPTSQALVDRVKADIASYKTATPDRPVPSDLVTASASGLDPHIGPEAAFYQVDRVAKARGMDPRQVRLLVSASVERPLLGFLGEARVNLFELNRRLDTIGAKQAR, from the coding sequence ATGTTCCATGATATCACATCCGCCATCCGTCCGGCCCTCGTCATGACCTTGCTCTTCGCGCTACTGCTCGGCATCGCCTATCCGCTGGCGTTGACGGGGGCAGGGCAGGCGCTCTTCCCGGCCCAGGCCAATGGCAGCCTGGTCCGCGACAAAGGCGTCGTCATCGGCTCCACCATCGTCGGCCAGGCCTTTACGTCGGACCGCTATTTCCACAGCCGCCCGTCGGCGGCGGGCAAGGGCTATGATGGCCTCGCCTCTTCCGGCTCCAACCTCGGCCCTACAAGCCAGGCGCTGGTCGACCGGGTGAAGGCCGATATCGCATCCTATAAGACTGCCACACCCGATCGCCCCGTTCCGTCCGATCTGGTGACAGCCTCCGCCTCCGGACTTGACCCTCATATCGGTCCAGAGGCGGCTTTTTATCAGGTCGATCGCGTCGCCAAGGCGCGCGGCATGGACCCGCGGCAGGTCCGGTTGCTGGTTTCGGCCAGCGTCGAACGGCCGCTGCTGGGGTTTCTGGGCGAAGCGCGGGTCAATCTG
- the kdpB gene encoding potassium-transporting ATPase subunit KdpB translates to MARTASKSLFTADLILPAIGDAFRKLAPRELIRNPVMFTTAIVAVLLTILLAVGQDSLSLGFKLQLVVWLWLTVLFGTFAEALAEGRGKAQAASLRATKAELTAKRLKKDGETFDAVPASALRMGDVVLVETGDLIPSDGEVIWGVASVNEAAITGESAPVIREAGGDRSAVTAGTRVISDRIKVQVTVNPGQGFLDRMIALVEGAERQKTPNEIALTLLLVGLTIIFLIAVATIPSFAHYAGGAIPVAVLAALFITLIPTTIAALLSAIGIAGMDRLVRFNVLAKSGRAVEAAGDIDVLLLDKTGTITVGDRQATEFRPVGGASQAQLAEAALLASLADETPEGRSIVLLARERFGQTAQALPDGAEVIPFTAQTRISGVETGGTRIIKGAVDSVLNALSSNGGADADELRRITDEIARAGGTPLAVAQDGRLLGAIFLKDIVKAGIRERFGELRQMGIRTVMITGDNPLTAASIAAEAGVDDFLAQATPEDKLALIRKEQQGGRLVAMCGDGTNDAPALAQADVGVAMNTGTQAAREAGNMVDLDSDPTKLIEVVGLGKQLLMTRGALTTFSVANDVAKYFAIIPAMFVTLYPGLGVLNIMGLGTAQSAILSAIIFNALVIPCLVPLALKGVTYRPIGAGPLLARNLAIYGLGGLVAPFVGIKLIDMAVNSLGLA, encoded by the coding sequence CTCGGCTTCAAGCTGCAACTGGTCGTCTGGCTGTGGCTGACCGTGTTGTTTGGCACCTTTGCCGAAGCGCTCGCCGAAGGGCGGGGCAAGGCGCAGGCCGCCTCGCTGCGTGCCACGAAAGCAGAACTGACGGCCAAGCGCCTGAAGAAGGACGGCGAGACTTTCGACGCCGTCCCGGCCAGCGCGTTGCGGATGGGGGATGTCGTGCTGGTTGAAACCGGCGACTTGATCCCGTCCGATGGCGAGGTCATATGGGGCGTCGCGTCGGTCAACGAAGCCGCCATCACCGGCGAATCCGCGCCGGTGATCCGCGAGGCGGGCGGCGATCGTTCGGCCGTAACGGCAGGGACGCGCGTCATTTCCGACCGGATCAAGGTGCAGGTGACGGTCAATCCGGGGCAGGGCTTTCTCGACCGGATGATCGCGCTGGTCGAGGGGGCCGAGCGGCAGAAGACGCCCAACGAGATCGCGCTGACGCTGTTGCTGGTGGGCCTGACCATCATCTTCCTGATCGCGGTGGCGACAATCCCCAGCTTTGCCCATTATGCCGGCGGAGCGATCCCGGTCGCGGTGTTGGCGGCATTGTTCATCACCCTCATTCCCACCACCATCGCAGCCTTGCTGTCCGCGATCGGCATTGCGGGAATGGACCGGCTGGTGCGGTTCAACGTGCTGGCCAAGTCGGGCCGCGCGGTCGAGGCTGCGGGCGATATCGACGTGCTGTTGCTCGACAAGACCGGCACGATCACGGTGGGCGATCGGCAAGCGACCGAATTTCGGCCGGTGGGCGGCGCCAGCCAGGCGCAACTCGCCGAAGCCGCGCTGCTCGCCAGCCTGGCGGACGAGACGCCGGAAGGCCGGTCGATCGTTTTGCTGGCGCGCGAGCGTTTTGGCCAGACGGCGCAGGCTTTGCCCGACGGCGCGGAAGTCATTCCTTTCACGGCGCAGACACGTATTTCCGGCGTGGAAACTGGCGGCACACGGATCATCAAGGGCGCGGTGGATTCCGTGTTGAACGCCCTGTCTTCGAACGGGGGCGCGGATGCGGACGAACTGCGCCGCATCACCGACGAGATTGCGCGCGCGGGCGGTACGCCGCTGGCGGTGGCGCAGGATGGCCGGCTGCTCGGCGCGATCTTCCTGAAGGATATCGTCAAGGCGGGCATCCGCGAACGGTTCGGTGAATTGCGCCAGATGGGCATCCGCACGGTGATGATCACCGGCGACAATCCGCTGACCGCCGCGTCGATCGCGGCCGAGGCCGGGGTGGACGATTTTTTGGCGCAGGCGACGCCGGAGGACAAGCTGGCGCTGATCCGCAAGGAGCAGCAGGGCGGACGGCTGGTCGCGATGTGCGGCGACGGCACCAACGACGCGCCAGCGCTGGCGCAGGCGGATGTCGGCGTGGCGATGAACACGGGCACGCAGGCGGCGCGCGAAGCGGGCAATATGGTCGACCTGGACAGCGATCCTACCAAGCTGATCGAGGTAGTGGGGCTGGGCAAGCAATTGTTAATGACCCGCGGGGCGTTGACCACCTTCTCGGTCGCCAACGATGTCGCCAAATATTTCGCGATCATCCCGGCGATGTTCGTGACGCTCTATCCGGGGCTGGGGGTACTCAACATCATGGGCTTGGGCACGGCGCAAAGCGCAATCCTGTCTGCGATCATCTTCAATGCGCTGGTCATTCCCTGCCTGGTGCCGTTGGCGCTCAAAGGCGTCACCTACCGGCCGATCGGCGCGGGGCCGCTGCTGGCGCGGAACCTGGCCATATATGGTTTGGGCGGACTGGTCGCGCCGTTCGTGGGGATCAAGCTGATCGATATGGCCGTCAACAGCCTCGGCCTCGCCTGA